The Anser cygnoides isolate HZ-2024a breed goose chromosome 19, Taihu_goose_T2T_genome, whole genome shotgun sequence genome contains a region encoding:
- the RNF157 gene encoding E3 ubiquitin ligase RNF157 isoform X2 produces MGALSSRQNAGVEEVDVPANSVYRYPPKSGSYFANHFIMGGEKFDSTHPEGYLFGENSDLNFLGNRPVLFPYAAPPPQEPVKTLRSLINIRKDTLRLVRCSEEVKTPGEEVSKAKVHYNVEFTFDTDARVAITIYYQASEEFHNGVARTFCPGPETRPLGKQSTGSSCSPTDPALCPRDSYVPRDSSLQSETVRYKRGVCQQFCVPSHTVDPSEWTEEELGFDLDREVFPMVVHAVVDEGDEHAGHSHVLLATFEKHADGTFCVKPLKQKQVVDGVSYLLQEIYGIENKYNTQDSKVAEDEVSDNSAECVVCLSDVRDTLILPCRHLCLCNTCADTLRYQANNCPICRLPFRALLQIRAMRKKLGPLSPTGFNPIIASQTSDSEEHSSSENIPPGYEVVSLLEALNGPLTPSPGAVRLRALGDAAPPGTGPLPPYGSDGRLPPLRALSPLERLSDCAPPGLKLKKSISKSVSQNSSVLPEEEDEKSGTESELRGTRRKSPARLEEECGVTPESENLTLSSSGAIEQSSCTGTPLSSTISSPEEPVSSSLAQSVMSMASSQSQHSQLSTDTVSSMSGSYVAPGTEEEGDTLPSPAAATASDGESTPVGSLDINFVSISAEEHDAEGNAVLEDEDASPTQDDGRRTGAFLGLRCDNNNDLGIAHVKALDNKLCSEARLPAAVPDSCPIDIDE; encoded by the exons atGGGGGCGCTGAGCAGCCGGCAGAACGCgggggtggaggaggtggaCGTCCCCGCTAACTCCGTCTATAGGTACCCCCCGAAATCCG GGAGCTACTTCGCCAACCACTTCATCATGGGAGGGGAGAAGTTCGACTCCACGCACCCCGAGGGTTACCTCTTCGGCGAGAACAGCGACCTCAACTTCCTGGGGAACCGGCCCGTCCTG TTCCCTTACGCTGCTCCACCTCCCCAGGAACCCGTCAAGACCCTCAGGAGCCTGATCAACATCCGCAAGGACACCCTGCGCCTCGTCAG gtgtTCGGAGGAGGTGAAGACCCCGGGGGAAGAAGTGAGCAAAGCCAAGGTGCACTACAACGTGGAGTTCACCTTCGACACGGACGCCCGCGTGGCCATAACCATCTACTACCAGGCGAGCGAGGAGTTTCACAACGGGGTGGCAAG GACTTTTTGCCCCGGCCCCGAGACGCGTCCCCTAGGGAAGCAGAGCaccggctcctcctgctcccctaCTGACCCTGCCCTCTGCCCGAGGGACAGCTACGTCCCCAGGGACAGCAGCCTGCAGTCGGAGACAGTGCGCTACAAGCGGGGTGTGTGCCAGCAGTTCTGCGTGCCCTCCCACACCGTCGACCCCTCTGAGTGGACCGAGGAGGAG ctggGCTTCGACCTGGACCGGGAGGTGTTCCCCATGGTGGTGCACGCGGTGGTGGATGAAGGCGACG AGCACGCCGGGCACAGCCACGTGCTGCTGGCCACCTTCGAGAAG cacgcCGACGGCACCTTCTGCGTGAAGCCCCTCAAGCAGAAGCAAGTG GTGGACGGGGTGAGCTACCTCCTGCAGGAGATCTACGGCATAGAGAACAAGTACAACACGCAGGACTCCAAG GTCGCCGAGGACGAGGTGAGCGATAACAGCGCCGAGTGCGTCGTCTGCCTCTCGGACGTCCGCGACACGCTCATCCTGCCCTGCCGCCACCTCTGCCTCTGCAACACGTGCGCCGACACCCTGCGCTACCAGGCCAACAACTGCCCCATCTGCAGGCTGC CTTTCCGAGCCTTGCTTCAAATCCGAGCCATGAGGAAGAAGCTGGGGCCCCTCTCGCCCACCGGCTTCAACCCCATCATCGCCTCGCAGACCTCCGACTCCGAGGAGCACTCG tccTCGGAGAACATCCCCCCGGGCTACGAGGTGGTGTCGCTGCTGGAGGCCCTCAACGGGCCGCTGACGCCCTCGCCGGGCGCGGTGCGGCTGCGGGCGCTGGGGgacgcggccccccccggcacggggCCGCTGCCCCCCTACGGCAGCGACGGCCGCCTGCCCCCCCTGCGCGCCCTCTCGCCCCTCGAGCGCCTGTCGGACTGCGCCCCGCCGGGACTcaagctgaagaaaagcatCTCCAA GTCCGTCTCGCAGAACTCCTCCGTGCTGcccgaggaggaggacgagaagTCGGGCACCGAGTCGGAGCTGAGGGGCACCAGGAGGAAATCTCCTGCCCGGCTGGAGGAG gaGTGCGGCGTCACACCGGAGAGCGAGAACCTCACCCTGTCCTCGTCGGGCGCCATCGAGCAGTCCTCGTGCACCGGCACCCCGCTGTCCTCCACCATCTCCTCTCCAGAAG AGCCcgtcagcagcagcctggcccaGTCCGTCATGTCCATGGCGTCCTCGCAGAGCCAGCACTCGCAGCTCAGCACCGACACCGTCTCCTCCATGTCCGGCTCCTACGTGGCCCCCGGCAcggaggaggaaggggacacGCTGCCCTCGCCCGCGGCCGCCACCGCCTCCGACGGAGAG TCGACGCCTGTGGGGTCCCTGGATATAAACTTCGTCAGCATCTCGGCCGAGGAGCATGACGCCGAG GGCAACGCCGTGCTGGAGGACGAGGACGCGTCGCCCACGCAGGACGACG GCCGGAGGACAGGCGCGTTCCTCGGTCTGAGGTGTGACAATAACAATGACTTGGGCATCGCACACGTGAAAGCGCTGGACAATAAGCTGTGCTCTGAGGCCCGCTTACCTG
- the RNF157 gene encoding E3 ubiquitin ligase RNF157 isoform X1 yields MGALSSRQNAGVEEVDVPANSVYRYPPKSGSYFANHFIMGGEKFDSTHPEGYLFGENSDLNFLGNRPVLFPYAAPPPQEPVKTLRSLINIRKDTLRLVRCSEEVKTPGEEVSKAKVHYNVEFTFDTDARVAITIYYQASEEFHNGVARTFCPGPETRPLGKQSTGSSCSPTDPALCPRDSYVPRDSSLQSETVRYKRGVCQQFCVPSHTVDPSEWTEEELGFDLDREVFPMVVHAVVDEGDEHAGHSHVLLATFEKHADGTFCVKPLKQKQVVDGVSYLLQEIYGIENKYNTQDSKVAEDEVSDNSAECVVCLSDVRDTLILPCRHLCLCNTCADTLRYQANNCPICRLPFRALLQIRAMRKKLGPLSPTGFNPIIASQTSDSEEHSSSENIPPGYEVVSLLEALNGPLTPSPGAVRLRALGDAAPPGTGPLPPYGSDGRLPPLRALSPLERLSDCAPPGLKLKKSISKSVSQNSSVLPEEEDEKSGTESELRGTRRKSPARLEEECGVTPESENLTLSSSGAIEQSSCTGTPLSSTISSPEEPVSSSLAQSVMSMASSQSQHSQLSTDTVSSMSGSYVAPGTEEEGDTLPSPAAATASDGESTPVGSLDINFVSISAEEHDAEGNAVLEDEDASPTQDDGRRTGAFLGLRCDNNNDLGIAHVKALDNKLCSEARLPGPEAAKNNVRLPRSRRRPWERCPCQGSARGAHAPPRHAQRDPGTATSTPGL; encoded by the exons atGGGGGCGCTGAGCAGCCGGCAGAACGCgggggtggaggaggtggaCGTCCCCGCTAACTCCGTCTATAGGTACCCCCCGAAATCCG GGAGCTACTTCGCCAACCACTTCATCATGGGAGGGGAGAAGTTCGACTCCACGCACCCCGAGGGTTACCTCTTCGGCGAGAACAGCGACCTCAACTTCCTGGGGAACCGGCCCGTCCTG TTCCCTTACGCTGCTCCACCTCCCCAGGAACCCGTCAAGACCCTCAGGAGCCTGATCAACATCCGCAAGGACACCCTGCGCCTCGTCAG gtgtTCGGAGGAGGTGAAGACCCCGGGGGAAGAAGTGAGCAAAGCCAAGGTGCACTACAACGTGGAGTTCACCTTCGACACGGACGCCCGCGTGGCCATAACCATCTACTACCAGGCGAGCGAGGAGTTTCACAACGGGGTGGCAAG GACTTTTTGCCCCGGCCCCGAGACGCGTCCCCTAGGGAAGCAGAGCaccggctcctcctgctcccctaCTGACCCTGCCCTCTGCCCGAGGGACAGCTACGTCCCCAGGGACAGCAGCCTGCAGTCGGAGACAGTGCGCTACAAGCGGGGTGTGTGCCAGCAGTTCTGCGTGCCCTCCCACACCGTCGACCCCTCTGAGTGGACCGAGGAGGAG ctggGCTTCGACCTGGACCGGGAGGTGTTCCCCATGGTGGTGCACGCGGTGGTGGATGAAGGCGACG AGCACGCCGGGCACAGCCACGTGCTGCTGGCCACCTTCGAGAAG cacgcCGACGGCACCTTCTGCGTGAAGCCCCTCAAGCAGAAGCAAGTG GTGGACGGGGTGAGCTACCTCCTGCAGGAGATCTACGGCATAGAGAACAAGTACAACACGCAGGACTCCAAG GTCGCCGAGGACGAGGTGAGCGATAACAGCGCCGAGTGCGTCGTCTGCCTCTCGGACGTCCGCGACACGCTCATCCTGCCCTGCCGCCACCTCTGCCTCTGCAACACGTGCGCCGACACCCTGCGCTACCAGGCCAACAACTGCCCCATCTGCAGGCTGC CTTTCCGAGCCTTGCTTCAAATCCGAGCCATGAGGAAGAAGCTGGGGCCCCTCTCGCCCACCGGCTTCAACCCCATCATCGCCTCGCAGACCTCCGACTCCGAGGAGCACTCG tccTCGGAGAACATCCCCCCGGGCTACGAGGTGGTGTCGCTGCTGGAGGCCCTCAACGGGCCGCTGACGCCCTCGCCGGGCGCGGTGCGGCTGCGGGCGCTGGGGgacgcggccccccccggcacggggCCGCTGCCCCCCTACGGCAGCGACGGCCGCCTGCCCCCCCTGCGCGCCCTCTCGCCCCTCGAGCGCCTGTCGGACTGCGCCCCGCCGGGACTcaagctgaagaaaagcatCTCCAA GTCCGTCTCGCAGAACTCCTCCGTGCTGcccgaggaggaggacgagaagTCGGGCACCGAGTCGGAGCTGAGGGGCACCAGGAGGAAATCTCCTGCCCGGCTGGAGGAG gaGTGCGGCGTCACACCGGAGAGCGAGAACCTCACCCTGTCCTCGTCGGGCGCCATCGAGCAGTCCTCGTGCACCGGCACCCCGCTGTCCTCCACCATCTCCTCTCCAGAAG AGCCcgtcagcagcagcctggcccaGTCCGTCATGTCCATGGCGTCCTCGCAGAGCCAGCACTCGCAGCTCAGCACCGACACCGTCTCCTCCATGTCCGGCTCCTACGTGGCCCCCGGCAcggaggaggaaggggacacGCTGCCCTCGCCCGCGGCCGCCACCGCCTCCGACGGAGAG TCGACGCCTGTGGGGTCCCTGGATATAAACTTCGTCAGCATCTCGGCCGAGGAGCATGACGCCGAG GGCAACGCCGTGCTGGAGGACGAGGACGCGTCGCCCACGCAGGACGACG GCCGGAGGACAGGCGCGTTCCTCGGTCTGAGGTGTGACAATAACAATGACTTGGGCATCGCACACGTGAAAGCGCTGGACAATAAGCTGTGCTCTGAGGCCCGCTTACCTG
- the RNF157 gene encoding E3 ubiquitin ligase RNF157 isoform X4 — protein MGALSSRQNAGVEEVDVPANSVYRYPPKSGSYFANHFIMGGEKFDSTHPEGYLFGENSDLNFLGNRPVLFPYAAPPPQEPVKTLRSLINIRKDTLRLVRCSEEVKTPGEEVSKAKVHYNVEFTFDTDARVAITIYYQASEEFHNGVASYVPRDSSLQSETVRYKRGVCQQFCVPSHTVDPSEWTEEELGFDLDREVFPMVVHAVVDEGDEHAGHSHVLLATFEKHADGTFCVKPLKQKQVVDGVSYLLQEIYGIENKYNTQDSKVAEDEVSDNSAECVVCLSDVRDTLILPCRHLCLCNTCADTLRYQANNCPICRLPFRALLQIRAMRKKLGPLSPTGFNPIIASQTSDSEEHSSSENIPPGYEVVSLLEALNGPLTPSPGAVRLRALGDAAPPGTGPLPPYGSDGRLPPLRALSPLERLSDCAPPGLKLKKSISKSVSQNSSVLPEEEDEKSGTESELRGTRRKSPARLEEECGVTPESENLTLSSSGAIEQSSCTGTPLSSTISSPEEPVSSSLAQSVMSMASSQSQHSQLSTDTVSSMSGSYVAPGTEEEGDTLPSPAAATASDGESTPVGSLDINFVSISAEEHDAEGNAVLEDEDASPTQDDGRRTGAFLGLRCDNNNDLGIAHVKALDNKLCSEARLPGPEAAKNNVRLPRSRRRPWERCPCQGSARGAHAPPRHAQRDPGTATSTPGL, from the exons atGGGGGCGCTGAGCAGCCGGCAGAACGCgggggtggaggaggtggaCGTCCCCGCTAACTCCGTCTATAGGTACCCCCCGAAATCCG GGAGCTACTTCGCCAACCACTTCATCATGGGAGGGGAGAAGTTCGACTCCACGCACCCCGAGGGTTACCTCTTCGGCGAGAACAGCGACCTCAACTTCCTGGGGAACCGGCCCGTCCTG TTCCCTTACGCTGCTCCACCTCCCCAGGAACCCGTCAAGACCCTCAGGAGCCTGATCAACATCCGCAAGGACACCCTGCGCCTCGTCAG gtgtTCGGAGGAGGTGAAGACCCCGGGGGAAGAAGTGAGCAAAGCCAAGGTGCACTACAACGTGGAGTTCACCTTCGACACGGACGCCCGCGTGGCCATAACCATCTACTACCAGGCGAGCGAGGAGTTTCACAACGGGGTGGCAAG CTACGTCCCCAGGGACAGCAGCCTGCAGTCGGAGACAGTGCGCTACAAGCGGGGTGTGTGCCAGCAGTTCTGCGTGCCCTCCCACACCGTCGACCCCTCTGAGTGGACCGAGGAGGAG ctggGCTTCGACCTGGACCGGGAGGTGTTCCCCATGGTGGTGCACGCGGTGGTGGATGAAGGCGACG AGCACGCCGGGCACAGCCACGTGCTGCTGGCCACCTTCGAGAAG cacgcCGACGGCACCTTCTGCGTGAAGCCCCTCAAGCAGAAGCAAGTG GTGGACGGGGTGAGCTACCTCCTGCAGGAGATCTACGGCATAGAGAACAAGTACAACACGCAGGACTCCAAG GTCGCCGAGGACGAGGTGAGCGATAACAGCGCCGAGTGCGTCGTCTGCCTCTCGGACGTCCGCGACACGCTCATCCTGCCCTGCCGCCACCTCTGCCTCTGCAACACGTGCGCCGACACCCTGCGCTACCAGGCCAACAACTGCCCCATCTGCAGGCTGC CTTTCCGAGCCTTGCTTCAAATCCGAGCCATGAGGAAGAAGCTGGGGCCCCTCTCGCCCACCGGCTTCAACCCCATCATCGCCTCGCAGACCTCCGACTCCGAGGAGCACTCG tccTCGGAGAACATCCCCCCGGGCTACGAGGTGGTGTCGCTGCTGGAGGCCCTCAACGGGCCGCTGACGCCCTCGCCGGGCGCGGTGCGGCTGCGGGCGCTGGGGgacgcggccccccccggcacggggCCGCTGCCCCCCTACGGCAGCGACGGCCGCCTGCCCCCCCTGCGCGCCCTCTCGCCCCTCGAGCGCCTGTCGGACTGCGCCCCGCCGGGACTcaagctgaagaaaagcatCTCCAA GTCCGTCTCGCAGAACTCCTCCGTGCTGcccgaggaggaggacgagaagTCGGGCACCGAGTCGGAGCTGAGGGGCACCAGGAGGAAATCTCCTGCCCGGCTGGAGGAG gaGTGCGGCGTCACACCGGAGAGCGAGAACCTCACCCTGTCCTCGTCGGGCGCCATCGAGCAGTCCTCGTGCACCGGCACCCCGCTGTCCTCCACCATCTCCTCTCCAGAAG AGCCcgtcagcagcagcctggcccaGTCCGTCATGTCCATGGCGTCCTCGCAGAGCCAGCACTCGCAGCTCAGCACCGACACCGTCTCCTCCATGTCCGGCTCCTACGTGGCCCCCGGCAcggaggaggaaggggacacGCTGCCCTCGCCCGCGGCCGCCACCGCCTCCGACGGAGAG TCGACGCCTGTGGGGTCCCTGGATATAAACTTCGTCAGCATCTCGGCCGAGGAGCATGACGCCGAG GGCAACGCCGTGCTGGAGGACGAGGACGCGTCGCCCACGCAGGACGACG GCCGGAGGACAGGCGCGTTCCTCGGTCTGAGGTGTGACAATAACAATGACTTGGGCATCGCACACGTGAAAGCGCTGGACAATAAGCTGTGCTCTGAGGCCCGCTTACCTG
- the RNF157 gene encoding E3 ubiquitin ligase RNF157 isoform X3: protein MGALSSRQNAGVEEVDVPANSVYRYPPKSGSYFANHFIMGGEKFDSTHPEGYLFGENSDLNFLGNRPVLFPYAAPPPQEPVKTLRSLINIRKDTLRLVRCSEEVKTPGEEVSKAKVHYNVEFTFDTDARVAITIYYQASEEFHNGVASYVPRDSSLQSETVRYKRGVCQQFCVPSHTVDPSEWTEEELGFDLDREVFPMVVHAVVDEGDEHAGHSHVLLATFEKHADGTFCVKPLKQKQVVDGVSYLLQEIYGIENKYNTQDSKVAEDEVSDNSAECVVCLSDVRDTLILPCRHLCLCNTCADTLRYQANNCPICRLPFRALLQIRAMRKKLGPLSPTGFNPIIASQTSDSEEHSSSENIPPGYEVVSLLEALNGPLTPSPGAVRLRALGDAAPPGTGPLPPYGSDGRLPPLRALSPLERLSDCAPPGLKLKKSISKSVSQNSSVLPEEEDEKSGTESELRGTRRKSPARLEEECGVTPESENLTLSSSGAIEQSSCTGTPLSSTISSPEEPVSSSLAQSVMSMASSQSQHSQLSTDTVSSMSGSYVAPGTEEEGDTLPSPAAATASDGESTPVGSLDINFVSISAEEHDAEGNAVLEDEDASPTQDDGRRTGAFLGLRCDNNNDLGIAHVKALDNKLCSEARLPAAVPDSCPIDIDE from the exons atGGGGGCGCTGAGCAGCCGGCAGAACGCgggggtggaggaggtggaCGTCCCCGCTAACTCCGTCTATAGGTACCCCCCGAAATCCG GGAGCTACTTCGCCAACCACTTCATCATGGGAGGGGAGAAGTTCGACTCCACGCACCCCGAGGGTTACCTCTTCGGCGAGAACAGCGACCTCAACTTCCTGGGGAACCGGCCCGTCCTG TTCCCTTACGCTGCTCCACCTCCCCAGGAACCCGTCAAGACCCTCAGGAGCCTGATCAACATCCGCAAGGACACCCTGCGCCTCGTCAG gtgtTCGGAGGAGGTGAAGACCCCGGGGGAAGAAGTGAGCAAAGCCAAGGTGCACTACAACGTGGAGTTCACCTTCGACACGGACGCCCGCGTGGCCATAACCATCTACTACCAGGCGAGCGAGGAGTTTCACAACGGGGTGGCAAG CTACGTCCCCAGGGACAGCAGCCTGCAGTCGGAGACAGTGCGCTACAAGCGGGGTGTGTGCCAGCAGTTCTGCGTGCCCTCCCACACCGTCGACCCCTCTGAGTGGACCGAGGAGGAG ctggGCTTCGACCTGGACCGGGAGGTGTTCCCCATGGTGGTGCACGCGGTGGTGGATGAAGGCGACG AGCACGCCGGGCACAGCCACGTGCTGCTGGCCACCTTCGAGAAG cacgcCGACGGCACCTTCTGCGTGAAGCCCCTCAAGCAGAAGCAAGTG GTGGACGGGGTGAGCTACCTCCTGCAGGAGATCTACGGCATAGAGAACAAGTACAACACGCAGGACTCCAAG GTCGCCGAGGACGAGGTGAGCGATAACAGCGCCGAGTGCGTCGTCTGCCTCTCGGACGTCCGCGACACGCTCATCCTGCCCTGCCGCCACCTCTGCCTCTGCAACACGTGCGCCGACACCCTGCGCTACCAGGCCAACAACTGCCCCATCTGCAGGCTGC CTTTCCGAGCCTTGCTTCAAATCCGAGCCATGAGGAAGAAGCTGGGGCCCCTCTCGCCCACCGGCTTCAACCCCATCATCGCCTCGCAGACCTCCGACTCCGAGGAGCACTCG tccTCGGAGAACATCCCCCCGGGCTACGAGGTGGTGTCGCTGCTGGAGGCCCTCAACGGGCCGCTGACGCCCTCGCCGGGCGCGGTGCGGCTGCGGGCGCTGGGGgacgcggccccccccggcacggggCCGCTGCCCCCCTACGGCAGCGACGGCCGCCTGCCCCCCCTGCGCGCCCTCTCGCCCCTCGAGCGCCTGTCGGACTGCGCCCCGCCGGGACTcaagctgaagaaaagcatCTCCAA GTCCGTCTCGCAGAACTCCTCCGTGCTGcccgaggaggaggacgagaagTCGGGCACCGAGTCGGAGCTGAGGGGCACCAGGAGGAAATCTCCTGCCCGGCTGGAGGAG gaGTGCGGCGTCACACCGGAGAGCGAGAACCTCACCCTGTCCTCGTCGGGCGCCATCGAGCAGTCCTCGTGCACCGGCACCCCGCTGTCCTCCACCATCTCCTCTCCAGAAG AGCCcgtcagcagcagcctggcccaGTCCGTCATGTCCATGGCGTCCTCGCAGAGCCAGCACTCGCAGCTCAGCACCGACACCGTCTCCTCCATGTCCGGCTCCTACGTGGCCCCCGGCAcggaggaggaaggggacacGCTGCCCTCGCCCGCGGCCGCCACCGCCTCCGACGGAGAG TCGACGCCTGTGGGGTCCCTGGATATAAACTTCGTCAGCATCTCGGCCGAGGAGCATGACGCCGAG GGCAACGCCGTGCTGGAGGACGAGGACGCGTCGCCCACGCAGGACGACG GCCGGAGGACAGGCGCGTTCCTCGGTCTGAGGTGTGACAATAACAATGACTTGGGCATCGCACACGTGAAAGCGCTGGACAATAAGCTGTGCTCTGAGGCCCGCTTACCTG